Proteins encoded in a region of the Anopheles aquasalis chromosome 2, idAnoAquaMG_Q_19, whole genome shotgun sequence genome:
- the LOC126572469 gene encoding thioredoxin-2-like, protein MVYIVKDSADFHNKLESAGDQLVVVDFFATWCGPCKVIAPKLEEFQNKYAEKVVIVKVDVDECEDLAAEYNISSMPTFLFIKRKQVVQQFSGANAEKLENHIKQLTE, encoded by the exons ATGGTGTACATAGTTAAAGACTCG GCTGACTTCCACAACAAGCTGGAATCGGCTGGTgaccagctggtggtggtggacttcTTCGCTACCTGGTGCGGACCGTGCAAGGTGATCGCCCCGAAGCTGGAGGAGTTCCAGAACAAGTACGCCGAGAAGGTCGTCATCGTGAAGGTGGACGTGGACGAGTGCGAGGACCTGGCGGCCGAATACAACATCTCCAGCATGCCCACCTTCCTGTTCATCAAGCGGAAGCAGGTGGTGCAGCAGTTCTCGGGTGCCAACGCCGAGAAGCTCGAGAACCACATCAAGCAGCTCACCGAATAA
- the LOC126572471 gene encoding fibrinogen-like protein A, producing MKLLVGLIPFCAILCVSASDGDLSESMDHAKHTLHGMPRFSLELLLTKFAMMELKLQKIENDILQHQSKQDRIVAALQEQQSRQEKGQNEMLAVLRDLKHQVAVNLSEIHNRDQEKVNTALHKLDQHVGNVHNNTRRIMNALLQLHSLIQVLQNQCCLTPTENSVSTTTTTTPKPKQPPFSSCKDVPLKVSGTYQIRVKRYSEPFEVYCEQESFEGGWIVFQFRSDGSLDFYRGWNEFRDGFGDLNKEFWLGLEKVHQITSGRKHELIIELKDFEGMYKYARYGAFEIGSESDQYNLKEFGNYSGTAGDNMSHYRGKKFSTKDRDNDAYDSNYCAPLMEGAWWYWSCSDSNLNGRYMNAVDMKSMFWFYFKNNIQGLSYSRMMIRELE from the coding sequence ATGAAGCTGCTCGTTGGTTTAATCCCCTTTTGTGCTATTCTCTGCGTTAGTGCAAGTGATGGTGACCTTAGTGAGAGCATGGATCATGCAAAACACACGTTACATGGGATGCCAAGATTCAGCCTAGAATTACTCCTGACCAAATTCGCGATGATGGAACTTAAATTACAGAAAATAGAGAACGATATCCTGCAACATCAATCCAAGCAAGACAGGATAGTTGCAGCCCTGCAGGAACAACAATCGAGACAAGAAAAAGGCCAAAATGAAATGCTCGCCGTGCTTCGTGACCTCAAACATCAAGTCGCAGTTAATTTAAGTGAAATTCACAATCGAGATCAGGAGAAGGTCAATACGGCTCTTCATAAACTCGATCAACACGTCGGCAATGTGCATAACAACACTCGGCGGATAATGAATgctttgctgcagctgcactcACTCATTCAAGTTTTGCAAAATCAGTGTTGTTTAACACCAACGGAAAATAGTGtttcaacgacaacgaccacaacaccgaaaccaaagcaaCCTCCCTTTTCCTCGTGCAAAGATGTTCCTTTGAAAGTGTCTGGGACATACCAGATCCGTGTGAAACGTTATAGCGAACCGTTTGAAGTGTATTGCGAACAGGAGTCGTTTGAAGGTGGATGGATTGTgtttcagttccgttccgaCGGATCACTGGACTTTTACCGAGGGTGGAATGAGTTCCGCGACGGTTTTGGTGATTTAAACAAAGAATTTTGGTTGGGCCTTGAGAAAGTCCACCAGATAACAAGTGGCCGTAAGCATGAACTGATTATTGAATTGAAAGATTTTGAAGGAATGTACAAATATGCGCGGTATGGTGCATTCGAAATAGGAAGTGAGAGTGATCAATACAACTTGAAAGAATTCGGAAATTATAGTGGTACTGCAGGTGATAATATGTCTCATTATAGGGGTAAGAAGTTTTCAACCAAAGATCGTGACAATGATGCGTACGACAGCAACTATTGTGCACCGCTCATGGAAGGCGCATGGTGGTACTGGTCTTGTTCTGATTCGAATTTGAATGGGCGGTACATGAATGCAGTCGACAtgaaatcaatgttttggttttatttcaaaaacaacattcaagGATTGAGTTACTCGCGAATGATGATCCGCGAGCTGGAATAA
- the LOC126572472 gene encoding fibrinogen-like protein A, which produces MKLRIGLIVFFALLYVAASDGGPNDGEVNPSVDGMLQILAGKLEAMEHRLQGMERQLRKVEGYSCKNVSSSVSGTYLIRVKNNSEPFEVYCEQETFGGGWIVFQYRYDGSLDFYRGWNEFRDGFGDLNKEFWLGLEKVHQITSGRKHELIIELKDFNGTYKYARFNAYEIGSESDQYDVKAIGKYSGTAGDRMSHYKDRKFSTKDRDNDESSRHCAQYMEGAWWHWFCADSVLNARYMNAENEKSMHWYYFHGNYQGLSYSRMMIRELE; this is translated from the coding sequence ATGAAGCTGCGCATTGGTTTAATCGtattttttgctcttctctaTGTTGCTGCAAGTGATGGTGGGCCTAATGATGGCGAAGTTAATCCGTCGGTGGATGGGATGCTACAGATACTCGCGGGCAAGTTGGAGGCGATGGAGCATAGACTGCAAGGAATGGAGAGGCAGCTTCGAAAGGTGGAAGGTTACTCGTGCAAAAATGTTTCATCGAGTGTATCTGGGACGTATCTGATCCGTGTGAAGAATAATAGTGAACCGTTTGAAGTGTATTGTGAACAGGAAACGTTTGGAGGTGGATGGATCGTATTTCAGTACCGTTACGACGGATCACTGGACTTTTATCGTGGGTGGAATGAGTTCCGCGACGGGTTTGGTGATTTAAACAAAGAGTTTTGGTTGGGTCTTGAGAAGGTCCACCAGATTACAAGTGGCCGTAAGCACGAACTCATTATTGAATTGAAAGACTTTAATGGAACTTATAAATATGCGCGGTTTAATGCCTACGAAATAGGTAGTGAAAGTGACCAATATGACGTGAAGGCTATCGGAAAGTATAGTGGTACTGCAGGTGATCGGATGTCCCATTATAAGGATAGGAAGTTCTCAACCAAAGATCGCGATAATGATGAGAGCAGCAGACATTGTGCACAATACATGGAAGGTGCATGGTGGCACTGGTTTTGTGCTGACTCTGTTTTGAACGCCCGATACATGAATGCTGAGAACGAAAAATCAATGCATTGGTATTATTTCCATGGCAACTATCAAGGATTGAGTTACTCGCGAATGATGATCCGTGAGCTGGAATAG
- the LOC126572473 gene encoding uncharacterized protein LOC126572473 → MKSYVLDLSNTFTDHRRKVCIGRRLEWTAVGQLKQAVAELFHISPEVFICCEHGIYYPDTEHIDILPDNVALKFMTAPEKQDNSDSEESVKIVNAANLKRCNQHVNGSHDSSLLDIPKPKRRRVRKRKQSSAAKARKLSEDTSDEVAPHAENKQPEAKLKPPTQEPRIESRIAEEAVIPFRNLRTELKARVVRAISPSFPEPTAQHNGISNGVENAGTVGIDIKQETIVPDCNGNAAVEVGAV, encoded by the exons ATGAAAAGTTACGTGTTAGATTTAAGTAACACATTCACTGACCACCGCCGGAAGGTGTGCATCGGGCGCAGACTAGAATGGACTGCGGTAGGTCAATTGAAGCAGGCCGTCGCCGAACTGTTTCACATTTCACCGGAGGTTTTCATATGCTGCGAGCACGGTATCTACTATCCCGACACGGAACACATCGACATTCTGCCAGATAATGTAGCACTCAA GTTCATGACAGCGCCAGAGAAACAGGACAATTCGGACTCGGAGGAAAGCGTGAAGATCGTGAACGCTGCGAATCTTAAAAGATGCAATCAGCATGTAAATGGTTCACACGACAGTTCCTTGCTGGACATCCCCAAACCAAAGCGACGGCGTGTGCGAAAACGCAAGCAGTCCTCTGCAGCCAAGGCTAGAAAACTTTCCGAAGATACCTCCGATGAAGTGGCTCCTCATGCTGAAAATAAACAACCCGAAGCCAAATTGAAACCACCGACACAGGAGCCCCGAATTGAAAGTCGCATTGCAGAGGAGGCGGTGATTCCTTTCCGGAATTTGCGTACCGAATTGAAGGCCAGAGTAGTACGAGCTATTTCGCCATCCTTTCCCGaaccaacagcacaacataATGGCATTAGTAATGGCGTAGAGAACGCAGGAACCGTTGGCATTGACATTAAACAGGAAACAATCGTGCCAGATTGTAACGGGAATGCGGCTGTAGAAGTTGGTGCAGTTTAA
- the LOC126572492 gene encoding protein timeless homolog, which yields MVIGLHTIDAISTSLGYGDIEKYYPDPQAIDGLKHLIWILRNDGPDHEFRRYIGEKRLVQTDLLPFLLHSFHEPDVADVVLRLLVNLTFPTDLIYKENHPKNASDRKKMLQLMEIAEGYKEAFTVNAVWSVLGEKMQSILRIKTLERSEAQAITVERILMLARNILQVPANVEKEKQLDNEDSLHDRLVWALDQTCTINIVSYILGSSSEQQYFMHALEIIYLVFREQQPANLVNATMQRIASEKREDEVKLLEALQQPKTAKLPLPPRHSRFRGTYLSGSVKSISDNPTIAHQSLSKIIHADLGIEKERAKKSSRLTRTVDEVERKSILSVRMCLRQYCVEILNLFNNIVRQAKRYLGSADQLSSDFHDDTYLLWAIRFFMAFNRMNGMNIELIGEALSMNTFHWIISRIESYQSSITCDKTRKNIWSKRLHNAVQTYDEMLYNLRALSLKEDHESKELLLMLQNNIFYAVEYRETIVQLLTNYNESYQTRNFLRSVVEVANRFYSLLEKFCDGTVRVQTRVKSKRKKQKGRKGGKSDRPPITPESLEYDWLSMAPKIAAILPQIHATEENLPTPFDVTSSVPFDDQKGDCMIRIHRLLRDEKYEDALKLMYAARSVWTNEDCFGSTHATEDEDLMCLKEIFMANIAEEQETPLSDEDEEDDDEEDEAEEYEARTKYAEKDFKFEDFSKRLVDPKIVRNCVTVLSDWETIKTPTMKAAIHILHRIAVQHKTPAMLFQASLFRIFQRALHAKPSEHTVPLQQLALYVIRQLQKKAPDNEVIFAELLFYKSAKICYGLEEGYGEVFNRPAGAAGSGSKNWSEEQEEELRRLFMENQENPQTDQDVIDWLLDNMIDRTRTRRAVIKKLKELGLIFKAPTKKSNANQKQMDSWDGEQIERLTQLYEEHRFERNVVKKIRDAFGQTFSRQAIVKQMVRIGLIADESEVKARRPAASKSKGRRRKERRDSGSSSASHDSEEEEDDAANDDGPAVVLDQKVAEKMMKLMGSSMTPCIDWVSSSMEFVCNSGTIRELLRGGRTIYPKEEHQILALKDGRFRQFLLALGMEATNASWCIPEEFEAANLKQRIELLQKLCNSREASPVAADRSIEEEDVADQSNTTHQSVGVAPAEDSDEDEMPSFSKRKRSPGVAGKRDRSDSSDSMESSTYANKKSRKRMVVSSDDED from the exons ATGGTCATCGGATTGCACACGATCGATGCGATTTCCACCTCGCTGGGCTATGGAGATATCGAAAAGTACTATCCCGATCCGCAGGCCATCGACGGATTGAAGCACCTCATCTGGATCCTACGAAATGATGGACCGGATCACGAGTTCCGACGCTACATCGGCGAGAAGCGGTTGGTGCAGACGGATCTGCTGCCGTTCCTGTTGCACAGCTTCCACGAACCGGACGTTGCCGATGTGGTGCTACGGTTGCTGGTCAACCTTACCTTCCCCACCGATCTGATCTACAAGGAAAATCATCCCAAAAATGCCTCCGACCGGAAGAAGATGCTGCAGCTCATGGAAATCGCCGAAGGCTACAAGGAAGCGTTCACCGTGAATGCCGTGTGGTCGGTGTTGGGTGAGAAAATGCAAAGCATTCTGCGTATC AAAACActggagcgaagcgaagctcAGGCTATCACAGTGGAGCGGATTCTGATGCTTGCACGTAACATCCTCCAGGTGCCGGCGaacgtggaaaaggaaaagcagctCGATAACGAGGATAGTCTGCACGATCGTTTAGTGTGGGCGCTGGATCAAACGTGTACGATCAATATCGTCTCGTACATCCTTGGTTCCTCGTCGGAGCAACAGTACTTCATGCACGCCCTCGAGATCATTTATCTTGTGTTTCGAGAACAGCAACCGGCCAACCTCGTGAACGCTACGATGCAACGTATCGCGTCGGAAAAGAGGGAAGACGAAGTGAAGCTGTTGGAAGCATTGCAGCAACCTAAGACAGCCAAGCTACCGTTGCCACCGCGACATTCACGCTTCCGAGGAACGTACCTGTCGGGCAGTGTGAAGTCAATTTCCGATAATCCTACCATCGCGCACCAGTCTCTGTCAAAAATCATTCACGCCGATCTGGGCATCGAGAAGGAACGAGCGAAGAAATCGTCCCGCTTGACACGCACCGTGGACGAGGTGGAGCGGAAGAGCATTCTTTCCGTTCGCATGTGCCTGCGACAGTACTGCGTGGAGATTTTAAATCTGTTCAACAACATCGTTCGACAGGCCAAGCGTTACCTGGGCTCCGCGGATCAGCTCTCGTCCGACTTTCACGACGATACGTATCTGCTGTGGGCGATCCGCTTTTTTATGGCCTTCAATCGTATGAATGGTATGAACATCGAACTAATAGG AGAAGCGTTGAGTATGAATACGTTTCACTGGATTATCAGTAGGATTGAAAGCTACCAAAGCAGCATTACCTGCGATAAAACCCGCAAGAACATCTGGTCAAAGCGGCTCCATAATGCCGTACAG ACATACGATGAGATGCTGTATAATCTGCGAGCCTTAAGCCTCAAAGAGGACCACGAGTCAAAGGAGTTGCTCTTAATGCTGCAAAACAACATCTTCTACGCCGTCGAGTATCGCGAAACTATCGTACAGTTGCTGACCAACTACAATGAGTCGTACCAAACGAG AAACTTTCTACGTTCAGTGGTGGAAGTTGCGAATCGTTTCTATTCTCTGCTGGAGAAATTCTGCGACGGAACAGTGCGTGTCCAGACGCGTGTAAAATCGAAACGTAAAAAGCAGAAGGGACGTAAGGGTGGTAAATCCGACCGCCCTCCAATAACACCGGAAAGCCTCGAATACGATTGGCTATCCATGGCACCGAAGATAGCGGCCATCCTACCGCAGATTCATGCCACGGAGGAAAATCTCCCCACTCCCTTTGATGTGACCTCTTCGGTGCCCTTCGATGATCAAAA GGGTGATTGTATGATACGTATTCATCGCTTGCTGCGTGATGAAAAGTACGAAGATGCTTTGAAGCTTATGTATGCGGCACG ATCGGTGTGGACGAATGAGGATTGCTTCGGTTCAACGCACGCAACAGAGGACGAAGATTTAATGTGCTTGAAGGAAATATTTATGGCCAACATTGCGGAAG AACAAGAAACTCCGCTTagcgatgaagatgaagaggatgatgacgaagaagatgaagcgGAGGAGTATGAAG CCCGAACAAAGTACGCCGAAAAGGATTTCAAGTTCGAAGACTTCTCTAAGCG TCTGGTTGATCCGAAGATTGTGCGAAACTGTGTCACGGTGTTGTCGGATTGGGAAACCATTAAAACGCCTACTATGAAAGCAGCCATCCACATACTACACCGTATCGCCGTACAGCACAAAACTCCGGCCATGTTGTTTCAA GCATCGCTGTTCCGCATCTTTCAACGGGCGCTGCATGCAAAACCTTCCGAGCATACGGTACCCTTGCAACAGCTGGCACTGTACGTGATTCGTCAGCTACAGAAGAAGGCTCCCGATAACGAGGTGATATTTGCTGAACTGCTGTTCTACAAATCGGCCAAAATATGCTACGGATTGGAAGAGGGTTACGGTGAGGTTTTCAATCGTCCCGCTGGCGC TGCCGGATCTGGGTCGAAAAATTGGTCGGAAGAGCAAGAGGAAGAACTGCGCCGACTGTTCATGGAGAACCAGGAAAACCCTCAGACCGATCAAG ATGTTATCGATTGGTTGCTGGACAACATGATCGATCGTACACGTACGCGACGGGCCGTTATCAAGAAGCTGAAAGAGCTGGGTCTGATCTTTAAAGCGCCAACGAAGAAAAGTAATGCCAACCAAAAACAGATGGATTCGTGGGACGGCGAGCAGATCGAGAGGCTAACGCAGCTGTACGAGGAGCATCGGTTTGAGCGAAATGTCGTAAAGAAGATACGAGACGCATTTGGACAAACATTCAGCCGGCAAGCGATCGTGAAGCAAATGGTTCGCATTGGGCTGATAGCGGATGAATCAGAAGTGAAGGCCCGCAGACCAGCcgcatcgaaatcgaaaggcCGCcgacgaaaggaaagaagagatTCCGGTAGCTCATCGGCAAGTCACGATagtgaagaggaggaggatgatgctgCCAACGACGATGGTCCCGCTGTTGTGCTTGATCAGAAGGTAGctgagaagatgatgaaactaatgggcagcagcatgacGCCATGCATCGACTGGGTTAGCAGTTCGATGGAGTTTGTATGCAATTCCGGCACAATCCGTGAGCTTCTCCGGGGAGGAAGGACAATTTATCCGAAGGAAGAGCACCAAATCCTTGCGCTCAAGGACGGCAGATTTCGTCAGTTTCTACTCGCTCTTGGGATGGAGGCTACG AATGCGTCTTGGTGTATACCGGAAGAATTTGAAGCCGCCAATCTGAAACAGCGCATTGAGCTCCTGCAAAAACTGTGCAACTCTCGCGAGGCGTCACCTGTTGCAGCTGATCGGAGCATCGAGGAAGAAGACGTTGCCGACCAAAGCAATACTACCCACCAGTCGGTCGGCGTTGCGCCAGCTGAGGATTCCGACGAGGATGAGATGCCTTCGTTCAGCAAAAGAAAGCGCAGCCCGGGTGTTGCTGGTAAACGTGACCGATCGGACTCTTCCGATTCGATGGAATCGTCCACTTATGCGAACAAGAAATCACGAAAACGAATGGTCGTTAGCAGCGATGATGAGGATTAG
- the LOC126572489 gene encoding transmembrane protein 53-B, producing the protein MSATYGTRMESEYPLDDTLEYFIKFPSPNFRSDTQTAESDYVFVCNETNVPIVLLLGWAGCQDKYLMKYSKIYEDRGLITIRYTAPVENLFWKRAAMHQIGEKILKLIYDMNFDSHPLIFHVFSNGGAFLYQHIAVALRRSKSPVNICGMIFDSAPGDRRIVGLYRAIAAIYGKERRCNRLLSALMAIAAIILWTFEDALNYVLNFVRPRGYEVQTNPSNNLKYESNAWPQLFLYSKEDRLIPYTDIEKFANYRSRCGVDVRMVCFDRSEHVKHYIRHPQQYIYTVCKFINDCLSNYYNKFHN; encoded by the exons ATGTCGGCAACGTACGGCACACGGATGGAATCGGAATATCCGCTCGACGATACGCTAGAGTATTTTATCAAATTTCCTTCGCCCAACTTCCGGAGCGACACACAAACGGCCGAAAGTGACTACGTGTTCGTGTGCAACGAGACGAACGTGCcgatagtgctgctgcttggctggGCCGGCTGCCAGGATAAGTACCTGATGAAGTACTCCAAGATCTACGAAGATCGTGG TCTCATAACGATCCGCTACACGGCACCGGTGGAAAATTTGTTCTGGAAACGGGCCGCCATGCATCAGATCGGGgagaaaatattgaaactGATTTACGACATGAACTTCGACAGCCATCCGCTGATTTTCCACGTGTTTTCCAACGGTGGCGCTTTCCTGTACCAGCACATTGCCGTGGCACTGCGGCGCTCTAAATCGCCGGTCAACATTTGCGGCATGATATTCGATTCCGCCCCGGGAGATCGACGGATTGTGGGTCTCTATCGAGCGATAGCTGCTATCTATGGTAAGGAGCGCCGTTGCAACCGATTGTTGTCCGCACTGATGGCCATCGCTGCCATTATTCTTTGGACCTTTGAG GACGCCTTGAACTACGTCTTGAATTTTGTAAGACCGCGGGGCTATGAAGTACAAACAAATCCATCAAACAATCTCAAATACGAAAGCAACGCATGGCCACAGCTATTCCTTTACTCCAAAGAAGATCGGTTAATACCATACACC GATATAGAAAAGTTTGCCAATTATCGAAGCCGGTGTGGAGTGGACGTGCGTATGGTATGCTTTGACCGGTCCGAGCACGTCAAACACTACATCCGACATCCGCAGCAGTACATCTACACCGTGTGCAAGTTCATCAACGATTGTTTATCGAACTACTACAACAAGTTCCACAACTAG